In Saccharothrix syringae, the following are encoded in one genomic region:
- a CDS encoding neutral zinc metallopeptidase encodes MRLVSARLALLTAVLLVTSACAQVVPGNPVAGETVTRGKVDPGFIRGTDGGPIDQLAATAITDINAFWEDAFPEVFGDPWRELEGGIYSVDTSDPSAAPPPCTEKAADVEGNAFYCPSADAIAWDRAALLPVLQDRFGDAAVVIVLAHEWGHAVQNRMGITPEAERREPRRFPTILTEAMADCFAGSFIKWVNDGESGHLDIGSDVLDSALGALVDFRDPVGTSPTDRSAHGNAFDRVSAFQDGYQQGTKFCAAMTVENRAFTQEAFTSRQDRERGGNLPFDELLTEITPDLNAYYEAVVRQAGGQWAEPRTTPTEEEPDCSGDQGPVAFCPADGSVEVEVKEELPELHAEIGDFATGLLLASRYGLVARKAVGGGLEGEGAATGALCLAGAYTREVFTRQQGFGLSPGDLDEAVKVLLAYDYAARDAVGESALEPGFKRVEVFRGGVLEGIKACGLT; translated from the coding sequence ATGCGGCTCGTATCGGCTCGCCTGGCCCTGCTGACGGCGGTCCTGCTCGTGACCTCGGCCTGCGCCCAGGTGGTGCCGGGCAACCCCGTGGCCGGGGAGACCGTGACCAGGGGGAAGGTCGACCCCGGCTTCATCCGGGGCACCGACGGCGGCCCCATCGACCAGCTCGCGGCCACCGCCATCACCGACATCAACGCCTTCTGGGAGGACGCCTTCCCCGAGGTGTTCGGCGACCCGTGGCGGGAGCTGGAGGGCGGGATCTACTCGGTGGACACCTCCGACCCGTCGGCCGCGCCGCCGCCGTGCACCGAGAAGGCCGCCGACGTGGAGGGCAACGCCTTCTACTGCCCCAGCGCCGACGCCATCGCGTGGGACCGGGCGGCGCTGCTGCCCGTGCTCCAGGACCGGTTCGGCGACGCGGCCGTGGTGATCGTGCTCGCCCACGAGTGGGGGCACGCGGTGCAGAACCGGATGGGCATCACGCCCGAGGCCGAGCGGCGCGAGCCGCGGCGGTTCCCCACGATCCTGACCGAGGCGATGGCCGACTGCTTCGCGGGCTCGTTCATCAAGTGGGTCAACGACGGCGAGTCCGGGCACCTGGACATCGGCTCGGACGTGCTGGACTCGGCGCTGGGCGCGCTGGTCGACTTCCGCGACCCGGTCGGCACGTCGCCGACCGACCGGTCCGCGCACGGCAACGCGTTCGACCGCGTGTCCGCCTTCCAGGACGGCTACCAGCAGGGCACGAAGTTCTGCGCGGCGATGACGGTGGAGAACCGGGCGTTCACGCAGGAGGCGTTCACCAGCCGCCAGGACCGCGAGCGCGGTGGCAACCTGCCGTTCGACGAGCTGCTGACCGAGATCACCCCCGACCTGAACGCCTACTACGAGGCGGTCGTGCGCCAGGCCGGCGGGCAGTGGGCCGAGCCGAGGACCACCCCCACCGAGGAGGAGCCGGACTGCTCCGGCGACCAGGGGCCGGTGGCGTTCTGCCCGGCGGACGGGTCGGTGGAGGTCGAGGTCAAGGAGGAGCTGCCCGAGCTGCACGCGGAGATCGGCGACTTCGCCACGGGCCTGCTGCTGGCCAGCCGGTACGGGCTGGTGGCGCGGAAGGCGGTCGGCGGGGGGCTGGAGGGCGAGGGCGCGGCGACCGGCGCGTTGTGCCTGGCCGGCGCGTACACGCGGGAGGTGTTCACCCGGCAGCAGGGCTTCGGCCTGTCGCCCGGTGACCTCGACGAGGCGGTGAAGGTGCTGCTCGCTTACGACTACGCGGCGCGGGACGCGGTGGGCGAGTCGGCGCTGGAACCGGGGTTCAAGCGGGTCGAGGTGTTCCGCGGCGGCGTGCTGGAGGGGATCAAAGCCTGCGGATTGACCTGA
- a CDS encoding neutral zinc metallopeptidase, whose protein sequence is MARRAFLLTTALTAVLALTGCTQLVGGVARTERPDVTKVAGLDITTGESGPKPGVPDADLRVENGDGGEMDRLAINTLADVGAYWAEQLPARFDVPFEPVRRLVSYDSNGAGVEICRTNTKGVANAFYCSLDDSIAWDRGELLPMLDDSFGPMAVVTVLAHEMGHAIQYKLGDKGGITQATPSIVKEQQADCYAGNFFRWVAEGKAEHFRISTGPGLNQVLATMFFIRDGAGTSAEKQGAHGSAFDRVAAFQFGFAGDPRRCAAIDEAEIRSRITQQPFAREDVDRGQGKGNLPVDDPKALEALEESLREAHKQTGAVPPGFATSGGTCADARETSPASYCPATNSISIDLTELVRIGTPPKRGQRGGIGDFAAFAEIASRYALSIQKATGYSLEGPAAGLRTACLTGAWAGKTTAEQARLKLSSGDLDEAVAELLADKSLIAADVNGTVVPSGFARVEAFRDGFFDGAGRCTRKYSG, encoded by the coding sequence ATGGCTCGACGGGCATTCCTCCTCACCACGGCTCTCACCGCCGTGCTGGCGTTGACCGGGTGCACGCAGTTGGTGGGCGGTGTGGCCCGGACCGAGCGGCCCGACGTCACCAAGGTGGCCGGGCTCGACATCACCACCGGCGAGAGCGGTCCGAAACCGGGCGTGCCGGACGCCGACCTGCGGGTGGAGAACGGCGACGGCGGCGAGATGGACCGGCTGGCCATCAACACCCTGGCCGACGTCGGCGCGTACTGGGCCGAGCAGCTGCCGGCGCGGTTCGACGTGCCGTTCGAGCCGGTCCGGCGCCTGGTGTCGTACGACTCGAACGGCGCGGGCGTGGAGATCTGCCGCACCAACACCAAGGGCGTGGCCAACGCGTTCTACTGCTCGCTGGACGACTCGATCGCCTGGGACCGCGGCGAGCTGCTGCCCATGCTGGACGACTCGTTCGGGCCGATGGCGGTGGTGACCGTGCTGGCCCACGAGATGGGTCACGCGATCCAGTACAAGCTCGGCGACAAGGGCGGGATCACCCAGGCCACGCCCTCGATCGTCAAGGAGCAGCAGGCCGACTGCTACGCGGGCAACTTCTTCCGGTGGGTGGCCGAGGGCAAGGCCGAGCACTTCCGCATCTCCACCGGCCCCGGCCTGAACCAGGTGCTGGCGACGATGTTCTTCATCCGGGACGGGGCGGGCACGTCGGCGGAGAAGCAGGGCGCGCACGGCAGCGCGTTCGACCGGGTGGCGGCGTTCCAGTTCGGCTTCGCCGGCGACCCGCGGCGGTGCGCGGCGATCGACGAGGCGGAGATCAGGTCGCGGATCACGCAGCAGCCGTTCGCCCGGGAGGACGTCGACCGGGGGCAGGGCAAGGGCAACCTCCCGGTGGACGACCCGAAGGCGCTGGAGGCGCTGGAGGAGTCGCTGCGGGAGGCCCACAAGCAGACCGGTGCCGTGCCGCCCGGGTTCGCCACCTCCGGTGGGACCTGCGCGGACGCGCGCGAGACCTCGCCCGCGTCGTACTGCCCGGCGACCAACTCGATCTCCATCGACCTGACCGAGCTGGTGCGCATCGGGACGCCGCCGAAGCGGGGGCAGCGGGGCGGGATCGGCGACTTCGCGGCGTTCGCGGAGATCGCCTCGCGGTACGCGCTGTCGATCCAGAAGGCGACCGGGTACTCGCTGGAGGGCCCGGCGGCCGGGTTGCGCACCGCCTGCCTGACCGGGGCGTGGGCGGGCAAGACGACGGCCGAGCAGGCGCGGCTGAAGCTGTCGTCGGGTGACCTCGACGAGGCGGTGGCCGAGCTGCTGGCGGACAAGAGCCTGATCGCGGCCGACGTGAACGGGACCGTGGTGCCGTCCGGGTTCGCCCGGGTGGAGGCGTTCCGGGACGGGTTCTTCGACGGTGCGGGGCGCTGCACGCGGAAGTACTCGGGCTGA
- a CDS encoding tetratricopeptide repeat protein, with the protein MTRPDPRKTAALSAALSGAVDLGALKARADAARQRAAAPPPPAGDPGSPGEGPSPWVLDVTEATFQSVVERSLEVPVVVELTASWSPEAGQLSPVLERAARAGGGTWLLARVDLDASPRIGQLFGVQSVPTVVAVAAGQPVDAFAGPLPEAEFTQWVARLLDALRDRLPGIRAAEAQAGGEPAQEVEDPRFTAAEDAFEQGDYAAAEAAYEAILAAEPGNADAKAALAQVRFTARAEALDADAVARADANPDDVDAQLAAADLEVADNRVEQAFTRLVNTVRRVFGDERNRVREHLVGLFELFPADDERVAKARRNLASALF; encoded by the coding sequence GTGACGAGGCCAGACCCCCGCAAGACCGCCGCACTGTCCGCCGCGTTGTCCGGGGCGGTCGACCTGGGCGCGCTGAAGGCCCGGGCCGACGCCGCGAGGCAGCGAGCCGCCGCACCGCCCCCGCCCGCCGGGGACCCGGGTTCCCCGGGCGAGGGCCCGAGCCCGTGGGTGCTGGACGTCACCGAGGCGACGTTCCAGTCGGTCGTCGAGCGCTCGCTGGAAGTCCCCGTGGTCGTCGAGCTGACCGCGTCGTGGAGCCCCGAGGCCGGCCAGCTCTCGCCGGTGCTGGAGCGGGCGGCCCGCGCGGGCGGCGGCACGTGGCTGCTGGCGCGCGTCGACCTCGACGCCAGCCCGCGCATCGGGCAGCTGTTCGGCGTCCAGTCCGTGCCCACGGTCGTCGCGGTCGCCGCCGGGCAGCCCGTGGACGCCTTCGCCGGGCCGCTGCCGGAAGCCGAGTTCACCCAGTGGGTCGCGCGGCTGCTGGACGCGCTGCGCGACCGGCTGCCCGGCATCCGGGCGGCGGAGGCGCAGGCCGGCGGCGAGCCGGCGCAGGAGGTCGAGGACCCCCGCTTCACCGCCGCCGAGGACGCCTTCGAGCAGGGCGACTACGCGGCGGCCGAGGCGGCGTACGAGGCCATCCTGGCGGCCGAGCCCGGCAACGCCGACGCCAAGGCGGCCCTGGCGCAGGTCCGGTTCACCGCGCGGGCCGAGGCCCTGGACGCCGACGCCGTGGCGCGGGCCGACGCCAACCCGGACGACGTGGACGCCCAACTGGCCGCCGCGGACCTGGAGGTGGCGGACAACCGGGTCGAGCAGGCGTTCACCCGCCTGGTCAACACGGTGCGGCGGGTGTTCGGGGACGAGCGGAACCGGGTGCGGGAGCACCTGGTGGGGCTGTTCGAGCTGTTCCCGGCGGATGACGAGCGGGTGGCCAAGGCCCGCCGGAACCTGGCCAGCGCCCTGTTCTGA
- a CDS encoding SCO6745 family protein, producing MTTPRELWLRFETYHDVTYFTPESRAVTDALGCRGGWMGYFGMRAAPLGAASPEVVTAAFFSFHPRLVARALPDAWHVAGPERFLAARLEGVDGALRRMLASLDLAEAAELAVEAAAAAPVEGRVLGAANRALPVPGEPHLALWQACTTLRESRGDGHVAALVAADLGACEALVLFGADNELDPAYLRKARGWSEEEWEAAAESLRSRGLLADGLTEAGRELRAEVERRTDEAAARPWRALGRERAERFARLMTPVARRLGDLNDAMRTNPMAIDPVRQLADQPGAGQRASRARMEA from the coding sequence ATGACCACCCCTCGCGAGCTGTGGCTGCGCTTCGAGACCTACCACGACGTCACCTACTTCACACCGGAGTCGCGGGCGGTCACCGACGCCCTGGGCTGCCGGGGCGGCTGGATGGGCTACTTCGGCATGCGCGCGGCCCCGCTGGGCGCCGCCTCGCCCGAGGTGGTCACCGCCGCGTTCTTCAGCTTCCACCCGCGCCTGGTCGCCCGCGCCCTGCCCGACGCCTGGCACGTCGCCGGCCCGGAGCGGTTCCTGGCGGCGCGGCTGGAGGGCGTGGACGGCGCGCTGCGGCGGATGCTGGCGAGCCTGGACCTGGCCGAGGCCGCGGAACTGGCCGTCGAGGCGGCCGCCGCCGCGCCCGTGGAGGGGCGGGTGCTGGGCGCGGCCAACCGGGCGCTGCCCGTGCCCGGCGAACCGCACCTGGCGCTGTGGCAGGCGTGCACCACGCTGCGCGAGTCGCGCGGCGACGGGCACGTGGCCGCGCTGGTGGCCGCCGACCTGGGCGCGTGCGAGGCGCTGGTGCTCTTCGGCGCCGACAACGAGCTGGACCCGGCCTACCTGCGCAAGGCCCGCGGCTGGTCGGAGGAGGAGTGGGAGGCGGCCGCGGAGTCGCTGCGCTCGCGCGGCCTGCTCGCCGACGGCCTCACCGAGGCGGGGCGGGAGCTGCGCGCGGAGGTCGAGCGCCGCACCGACGAGGCGGCGGCCAGGCCGTGGCGGGCGCTCGGCCGGGAGCGGGCGGAGCGGTTCGCCCGGCTGATGACACCGGTGGCCCGCCGCCTGGGCGACCTCAACGACGCCATGCGGACCAATCCCATGGCCATCGATCCGGTCCGGCAACTCGCCGACCAGCCGGGCGCGGGGCAGCGGGCGTCTCGTGCCAGGATGGAAGCGTGA
- a CDS encoding MTH1187 family thiamine-binding protein, translating into MLVAFSVSPLGGESDGVAAAVAEAVRVVRESGLPNETNAMFTLVEGEWDEVMAVVKRATEAVQATAPRVSLVLKADIRPGHTGQLRAKVERVEQHLAGDK; encoded by the coding sequence GTGCTCGTCGCGTTCAGCGTCAGCCCGCTCGGCGGGGAGTCCGACGGCGTGGCCGCCGCGGTCGCGGAGGCCGTGCGGGTGGTCCGGGAGTCCGGGTTGCCCAACGAGACCAACGCGATGTTCACCCTGGTCGAGGGCGAGTGGGACGAGGTGATGGCGGTGGTGAAGCGGGCCACCGAGGCCGTGCAGGCCACCGCGCCGCGGGTCAGCCTGGTGCTCAAGGCCGACATCCGCCCCGGGCACACCGGGCAGCTGCGCGCCAAGGTGGAGCGTGTCGAGCAACACCTGGCCGGCGACAAGTAG
- a CDS encoding MarR family winged helix-turn-helix transcriptional regulator: MTSQPLPFDPIARAAELWEKRIGPSTSMAAVTSVMRVQQIIQSAVDTALKPHGLTFARFEALVLLTFSRAGSLPMRVMGERLQLHPTSVTNIVDRLEADGLVRRTPHPTDRRTTLVEITEAGHARREAATEAVTSVEFGLRGLTDRQTEQLTELLAKVRRAVGDFTD; encoded by the coding sequence ATGACGTCCCAGCCGCTCCCGTTCGACCCCATCGCGCGCGCCGCCGAGCTGTGGGAGAAGCGGATCGGACCGTCGACGTCGATGGCCGCGGTCACCAGCGTCATGCGAGTACAGCAGATCATCCAGTCGGCCGTGGACACCGCCCTCAAGCCGCACGGGTTGACCTTCGCCCGGTTCGAGGCGCTGGTCCTGCTGACCTTCTCCCGCGCGGGCAGCCTGCCGATGCGCGTCATGGGCGAGCGCCTCCAGCTCCACCCGACGAGCGTGACCAACATCGTGGACCGCCTGGAGGCCGACGGGCTGGTGCGCCGCACGCCGCACCCGACCGACCGCCGCACCACGCTGGTGGAGATCACCGAGGCCGGGCACGCCCGGCGCGAGGCCGCCACCGAGGCGGTGACGTCGGTGGAGTTCGGGCTGCGCGGCCTGACCGACCGGCAGACCGAGCAGCTGACCGAGCTGCTGGCCAAGGTCCGGCGCGCGGTCGGCGACTTCACCGACTGA
- a CDS encoding aminoglycoside phosphotransferase family protein, which yields MREVRALVTVDGRYVGEAGRFTVDSPWWNDVEPVTAHLDRALGVTTSVLRLVATTTSTTRDGLVTYQVEADRVPAGLTRTGEHEFPDHPLRLPWARPGGPAALVDWAARHVRPTGKPVQVKTWNLSCLYRLPTAEGPVWAKATPPFMADEAEVIRLVASVDPALAPVVLAAEPGRLLLAEAPGHDCWHPDDEVVERVVPRWVAVQAALAGPPRLRVRGVDVPGFGLPATLLHGDFHPGNWRSGGVVLDWGDAHWGHPALDAARLVGFVRPELRAGIERVWAGAWLEHRPGSDPAEALRHARPAAHLVGALVYREFLDNIEPSERVYHEGDPEAELARAQSLAV from the coding sequence GTGCGCGAGGTCAGGGCGTTGGTGACGGTCGACGGGCGGTACGTCGGCGAGGCGGGGCGGTTCACCGTCGACAGCCCCTGGTGGAACGACGTCGAACCGGTGACCGCGCACCTGGACCGCGCCCTGGGCGTCACCACGAGCGTGCTGCGCCTGGTCGCCACCACCACGTCCACCACGCGCGACGGCCTGGTGACCTACCAGGTGGAGGCCGACCGCGTGCCCGCCGGGCTCACCCGGACCGGGGAGCACGAGTTCCCCGACCACCCGCTGCGGCTGCCGTGGGCCAGGCCGGGCGGGCCGGCGGCGCTGGTCGACTGGGCCGCCCGGCACGTGCGGCCCACCGGCAAACCGGTCCAGGTCAAGACCTGGAACCTGTCGTGCCTCTACCGGCTGCCCACCGCCGAGGGCCCGGTGTGGGCGAAGGCCACACCGCCGTTCATGGCCGACGAGGCCGAGGTGATCCGGCTGGTGGCGTCGGTGGACCCGGCGCTCGCGCCGGTGGTGCTGGCCGCCGAACCGGGCCGGCTGCTGCTGGCCGAGGCGCCCGGCCACGACTGCTGGCACCCCGACGACGAGGTGGTGGAGCGCGTCGTGCCCCGCTGGGTGGCCGTCCAGGCCGCGCTGGCCGGGCCGCCCCGGCTGCGGGTGCGCGGGGTGGACGTGCCGGGCTTCGGCCTGCCCGCCACCCTGCTGCACGGCGACTTCCACCCCGGCAACTGGCGCTCCGGCGGCGTGGTGCTCGACTGGGGCGACGCGCACTGGGGCCACCCGGCGCTCGACGCCGCCCGCCTGGTCGGGTTCGTGCGGCCGGAGCTGCGCGCGGGGATCGAGCGCGTCTGGGCGGGTGCGTGGCTGGAGCACCGGCCCGGCAGCGACCCCGCGGAGGCCCTGCGGCACGCCCGCCCGGCCGCGCACCTGGTGGGCGCGCTGGTCTACCGGGAGTTCCTGGACAACATCGAGCCCAGCGAGCGGGTCTACCACGAGGGCGACCCCGAGGCCGAGCTGGCGCGCGCTCAGTCCCTGGCGGTCTGA
- a CDS encoding DUF3817 domain-containing protein, with protein MLSSPVGRFRLLAMAEAVSWAGLLTGMFFKYVVVGNEIGVKVFGPIHGVIFVGYVLVALMLAQRWDRVTLFWALVASIPPFGTVVFERWAARTGRLDAVQTARD; from the coding sequence ATGCTCTCCAGCCCCGTTGGCCGGTTCCGCCTCCTCGCCATGGCCGAGGCGGTGTCCTGGGCCGGCCTGTTGACCGGCATGTTCTTCAAGTACGTGGTGGTCGGCAACGAGATCGGCGTGAAGGTCTTCGGGCCGATCCACGGCGTGATCTTCGTCGGCTACGTGCTGGTGGCCCTGATGCTCGCGCAGCGGTGGGACCGGGTGACGCTGTTCTGGGCGCTGGTGGCGAGCATCCCGCCGTTCGGCACGGTCGTGTTCGAGCGGTGGGCCGCGCGCACCGGGCGGCTCGACGCGGTTCAGACCGCCAGGGACTGA
- a CDS encoding ABC transporter permease, with translation MTAFKSLSVAMIKGFLRDRMTLFFMFLFPLMFLVVFGLLLGDPGDDKTKVGAVGDGPVLTALEETGAVELERYDSADAARRKVTDGDLPAAVVVSGDDVELAFAASDQVAAGTVVGLVSGVVDKMNVAAANVQPRFTLEASPVEDASLKPIQYLTPGILSWAISFAGVFGAALTMVSWRRKQVLRRIRLAPVGAAAVLSSRVLVSVGTALVQGVVFIAVALLPAFGLKLTGQWYLALPLLVLGTIAFFAIGMLVGAFAKTEEAASGAANIVIMPMAFLSGTFFPVENAPEWLQKVSYAFPLRHMNDGMLDVLVRGKGVEALLVPAAVLVGFTLVVGTIAARVFRWED, from the coding sequence ATGACCGCCTTCAAGAGCCTGTCCGTCGCGATGATCAAGGGCTTCCTGCGCGACCGGATGACGCTGTTCTTCATGTTCCTGTTCCCGCTGATGTTCCTGGTCGTGTTCGGCCTGCTGCTGGGCGACCCCGGCGACGACAAGACCAAGGTCGGCGCGGTCGGCGACGGCCCGGTGCTCACCGCGCTGGAGGAGACCGGCGCGGTGGAGCTGGAGCGCTACGACAGCGCGGACGCCGCCCGGCGGAAGGTCACCGACGGCGACCTGCCCGCCGCCGTGGTGGTGTCCGGCGACGACGTCGAGCTCGCGTTCGCGGCCAGCGACCAGGTCGCCGCGGGCACCGTCGTCGGCCTCGTGTCCGGCGTGGTCGACAAGATGAACGTGGCCGCGGCGAACGTGCAGCCCAGGTTCACCCTGGAGGCCAGCCCGGTCGAGGACGCCTCGCTCAAGCCCATCCAGTACCTGACGCCCGGCATCCTGTCGTGGGCGATCTCGTTCGCCGGCGTGTTCGGCGCGGCGCTGACCATGGTGTCGTGGCGCCGCAAGCAGGTGCTGCGCCGCATCCGGCTCGCCCCGGTCGGCGCGGCCGCCGTGCTCAGCTCGCGCGTCCTCGTCTCGGTCGGCACGGCGCTGGTGCAGGGCGTGGTGTTCATCGCCGTCGCGCTGCTGCCCGCGTTCGGGCTCAAGCTCACCGGCCAGTGGTACCTGGCCCTGCCGCTGCTGGTGCTCGGCACGATCGCGTTCTTCGCCATCGGCATGCTCGTCGGCGCGTTCGCCAAGACCGAGGAGGCGGCGTCCGGCGCGGCGAACATCGTCATCATGCCGATGGCGTTCCTGTCCGGCACGTTCTTCCCGGTGGAGAACGCGCCCGAGTGGCTGCAGAAGGTGTCCTACGCCTTCCCGCTGCGGCACATGAACGACGGCATGCTCGACGTGCTGGTGCGCGGCAAGGGCGTGGAGGCGCTGCTCGTGCCGGCCGCGGTGCTCGTCGGCTTCACCCTCGTGGTCGGCACCATCGCCGCCCGGGTGTTCCGCTGGGAGGACTGA
- a CDS encoding ABC transporter ATP-binding protein, producing MTGARIPAVVVADIRKHYGELKAVDGVSFTVAEGEFFGILGPNGAGKTTTLEIVEGLRKPDSGRVTLLGEEPWPRNPALLPRIGVQLQASSFFEKLTAREQLRTFGSLYGVHPRKADEMLELVGLSDKADVQENKLSGGQRQRLSIACSLVHDPDVVFLDEPTAALDPQARRNLWDVLRAIQARGKTIVYTTHYLDEAEILCDRVAIMDHGRVLAMDTPATLVRGLDAPTHVVLQKGALTEEDARAIAGVEQAHEDDVSLTISTRRPAPVLSALAERGTLDGLQVRTATLEDVFLELTGREYRA from the coding sequence ATGACTGGGGCACGCATACCGGCTGTCGTGGTGGCGGACATCCGCAAGCACTACGGCGAGCTGAAGGCGGTGGACGGCGTTTCGTTCACCGTGGCGGAGGGGGAGTTCTTCGGCATCCTCGGGCCGAACGGCGCGGGCAAGACCACCACGCTGGAGATCGTCGAGGGCCTGCGCAAGCCCGACTCGGGCCGGGTGACGCTGCTGGGTGAGGAGCCGTGGCCGCGCAACCCCGCGCTGCTGCCCAGGATCGGCGTGCAGCTCCAGGCGTCGAGCTTCTTCGAGAAGCTGACCGCCCGCGAGCAGTTGCGCACCTTCGGCTCCCTGTACGGCGTGCACCCGCGCAAGGCCGACGAGATGCTGGAGCTGGTCGGCCTGTCCGACAAGGCCGACGTGCAGGAGAACAAGCTCTCCGGCGGCCAGCGGCAGCGCCTGTCCATCGCCTGCTCGCTGGTGCACGACCCGGACGTGGTGTTCCTGGACGAGCCGACCGCCGCCCTGGACCCGCAGGCCCGCCGCAACCTGTGGGACGTGCTGCGGGCCATCCAGGCGCGCGGCAAGACCATCGTCTACACCACGCACTACCTCGACGAGGCCGAGATCCTGTGCGACCGGGTGGCGATCATGGACCACGGCCGCGTGCTGGCCATGGACACCCCGGCCACGCTCGTGCGCGGCCTGGACGCGCCCACCCACGTGGTGCTGCAGAAGGGCGCGCTGACCGAGGAGGACGCGCGGGCCATCGCCGGCGTGGAGCAGGCGCACGAGGACGACGTCTCGCTGACCATCTCCACCCGCAGGCCCGCGCCCGTGCTGTCCGCGCTGGCCGAGCGCGGCACGCTCGACGGGCTCCAGGTGCGCACCGCCACGCTGGAGGACGTCTTCCTGGAGCTGACCGGGCGGGAGTACCGCGCATGA